The genome window AAAGTCAGACCTCATGAATGCAGATGTTTGGAAAATAAGATCTGTTCCAAACAAATTACCTAGCAACATGTCTTTATTTAAGCATTAGTTTACAGCACATAaagacaacaaaataatctgCCTAGCTTCTGAAGATATATTGTATTCAGCGCTTCGTGCaagaaattaaacattattCACAACATAATCATCATCAGATAATCAGTCTGCGAATGCAAACAAGAGTTTTTGCACCCTTGAAAGGCATTGTGGGGGCACCCAGAGGGTCATTTTAGATATATTATTCTAACTTAGAtagattttctttatttctcagTTTGTAAGGCGTGATTCCAAGAgacaattatgaaataaaattgcACATTTCCCTCTTTAGATCCCATATCAACAGCTCTTGCCTTCTATGGGAGCAGGGCACGTGAAAGCGATTACAAACTTTGCAAAGTTTTACGTGCAAATAGGACGTTTCGCAGATGCAGTTTACCGGttacaatactgtatatatttactttCCTGCCATGTATCTGCTACTTTTAAAGAGATGGCACCCAATGATGGCCATAATTTCAGCTAAAAACCTTTCCTGTCGACTGAAGATGGCTTGATGGCGAGtaaattaaatgcatattttcaattttaagcaGACTGTAACCCTTGAAGGCTCCAAGTATATTCTGAAGTGTAGAAACAGATAGACCAGAAGCAGTGACGCAACCCTCCCCCATAAATGTGCTTACACCTGTTATTAGCACAACTGACACTAGCCCTTCTACTGACAATTCTGCGAACAGAGAGAAACAGTTCACAAACAGCAGAAAGTGCATCCTTTtgggtttatttatttcacaaaagCACAATGTTTTGTGGTTAAAGTCAACCTAAGCAAATAACTGCAAACCCTTTACGGCTTCGAATGAGCTGCTTCACTACACAGAGGGAGATGACAGGAAAATTGAAGATTACCAACTCACACCTACACCGTGAATTTATGTTTGTCCAAATGCACGAGTTTTATCACCAAGGAGccattcagatttatttttaaagatgtccTTAAAACAATGACCATGCGAATAGTGCTTTTTCTGTATTATTTGTCTACACTACTGGTTGTGAAATGCAACCGAATGACAAAAACTAGACTTAAAAGCTTGATtacccatttttttatattgataaaaaacatgttatatttttctcaaaGGTTTTCACGTTGAATAAGCAATTGTGAAGGATAATAATAAAGCAAGAATAAATGCATAGTTCTCGAATTTCGTAAGAAGATATACAAAAATGCAACGATTCAACAAACTTATTTGCATCCACCAAGCATGAATATATGCCAAagcaattacatttacaaatctATAATCAACATTTTAAGCTTATTTATCTTCTGTGGCAGTATCGATTTACATTACGTTAAAACTTCCTACATTGAAATCAAGACTGGCAATTTTTAGCATTCTGCAAACCCCACACTAAACTTCGGTCAGAGCAGAGGCATTAGATGGGTTAACTTCTGGAAAATTCATTTTAAGACTTGATTCACACACCTTGTTTGGGTAGGGCCTCAGCAAGTCTGCGCAAGCTGGTCAGGCTATCAGCGCCCAGCTGGTTAAGAATAGAGGGCAGCATTTCCGTCAGCTGTTTGGTCTCTGCGTGGCCTGTGATGGTGAAGGTGTTGGCTGCCAATGAGGCTTGCACTTTGGGATTGTTGAAGTGGATCACTGTGCCCTGGTTTGTGAACATGTTCACCTGCAACGCAACAGTGCGAAATGTTCAATGCAAGTTTAAAACACGCTGAATTCaatgcacataaaaacaagGCTTTTAATGAGACATTACCTCCTCAATACCAGAGATGTTGTTGACACCTAACTTTTTCAGTGAGAACTGAAGCTTTTTGTCATCTGCGGTTGCTGTTCTGTGAACCACCTTCTTCTTTCTGCGGGCAGTGCCCTATTGAAAACATCCCATCAATATAAAAGTAAccatcaaaaaatgtattgtcgGATTACATTAACTCATACAAAGCACCTAAAGCAAGCAACTTTAACTCTTACCTTTCCTCCGATGCGGACTTGCGCCTGCAACTTGGCTAATTTTTCTTGATTCATTATCGTTTCTCGCATCTGTAAAACACAACGCGGGATGTCAGAGTCATATTGGACAGACATACTGCTTACATACATTATTAAATGGATGCGATCTCCTGGGCATGGACATGCTTCCCTTAAGCCCACAAGAAAACGTCAATACACATATTTAGGCaaaactaaaacattaaaacgaCATTTTATCAGTTTCAGACAATCAGCCACGACGAGTGGAATAACGCACGTAAAGGTTTAAGGCCCACTACGCAAAAAATAAGAACTGGTTTGTCACGCCTGCTGAACAAGAACGACCACCTGACTGAAACACTTGAAGTCAGACAGTTGTCTTCTCTTCGCAAAGCCCTTCAAATTTCAtacatataacaaaataaatgtcagatatttaaaacaatgtgcCGGTTTGTCGGTGGATAAACAAAAAAGATCAATGAATCACAAAGGAAAAAGTTAGCCAACTGACAATACCGTTAAGCTGGCGGAAAAACGGATAACTATAACTTTATAAAATCACTACATGTGCAATTggacttatatatatataatttatatagaAGTATTAAACATGAGGTAAATCTATCTCCTCTTATAACTCGTGGCGTTTGTTTGGAGTGCGTTAGCAAGAATGCTATTCTCGTGCGCTCCCAGGCCTGTAACGTTATCTCTCCCGGCAAGGCCGAGTCTCACCCGAACCGACTACGGCATCTTTTCGCGGGTGAATCCAAAAAAACAGCAGTCACTTTTGGCAAATAAGGTGCTTGTTTACCTTTCGCCTCGGAACCAGGAGTGGTTGTGCaggaaataaagtattttagaGCTCCACACTGACCTGCACGCTAGCAGCAAACACACGCGGAGAGCAAGATGGAAGCGAGAGAGGAAGACGGAAGTGACGACAGGTCTAAAATGCTCTGCAGTGGGCTGGAACTAGACACCGTGCCTGTCCATCTGCCTTCTAGCGCTCTTGGCCAAGAATAGTAAACGGGATTGTCGGAtcacttttaaagaaattaaactgtaataTTTCAAGTTAAAAGTTAAAAGGCGAGTTATAAATTACACAACGATAAGTAATGCAGCACCATTAGGCCTGTACTTTATGACAATTCAAAATCCCAAACTTGAAATTCTGGACTCAGATGTAGTAGCCTACATATTTTAACTAAGACGTACATGAGGACTTAAACTGTGAAAAACGTTTATGGagtcaaaaacagaaaattgtgtAGGTGACCATacgtttatatacatttttatgttagaaatctattttaaattgtGGGGCCTCGTATAAAGTATGGAAAATGTATACAAGTGTGATTATAACTATAAAACTCTTACACAGTTTACTGTGTTTTCTAAAACGACAATAggaaattataataataagtgTAATcattaaaatctgttttaatgagCTGACTGACCCAAAGAATAACATTTAACAACGATTTTAGATGCATCGAAGATAAATTGCGTTTTTTTTCTCCAGCTTATCCacattgaaaaatgtataaatgttctcaaaacatttctcaacaattctttaaaagtttttatacaCAACTTATTATCAGAAAAAAAGAGTTCTAATTGTCGTGGTTCCTACTTTTAATAGCATTGTCTAGTTGGAGGGCAGCATCATTTTTCAAGACCAAAACGCACACATAGGCCTACACTTTATAGGCTGCATGTTTGTCTGCACCAAATTGatgttttgcttttgaaatAAACGTAGAGCACGTGTAATCAAAATAGACCTCTAGATTTCAGATTACATCCTTGGGATTTTTCATCAAAGCCCCCATGGCGCTCGCTCGTTCAGTGCTTTCATGGTATTGCGAGTCACTCAAAGCGGATGGGCTCACCCCTTGGGGACTTAAGAAACAGTTTAGATGTGGTTGATCCACACATACGAGCATTGACCCGGCTCATGGTGCCCAGTTCTCAAAacttaaaatcattttcatttgagaATAATACAGATCCAACAGCAACACCAGTTCCAGTCCTGATGTCCTGAAGATGACTGTGCATATTTTCCTTCAAAATCAATTTTCTTCAACACTGAATCATGTATGTAGCTGGAATCACGTTTAGGTCATATTTAGGGCGTACGTGACCAAAAATGATGACCGACGTTTTAGCTTCTAAATTCTGCCGAAATAAAAAGTCACGTTGGTCCCTTTAACGCCTGTAGCCTTTAAATGTGTTGGCTTTCCGGTTTTTATAACAACAAAATTTCAAGCATCTTTGATTATCATTATCATTGCCGCCATTATTTAACACACaataaagatatatttattGTCAAAGTCATTTGCAGAACAAATTAAGATAACCTAGATGGATTTCCATCATTGACATCAAAACAGCCACATCTTTCTAAATATTTCCTCTATGGTAACCGTAACAAGGCAATAAACCTTCATACCtttacaaaattgtattttttacttttatttaatccTCAATGATAAAATACTCAAGTGTTGAGTTATCAAGCTACTTAGGCTATACAGGTAGCCTACCCAAAACGGTCAAGATTCGCAGTGTTAAGACAAAACTGAGCGTGGATGCAATTCAGATTAACATTGTTAAAAATGGTAAAAGGTGGCTTCAGAATGATAACACTGCCGCGAGATGGCACTCTTTCAATTCTGAAAGAAGTCAATATGTGTAAGCCTGACCACACGAGTCACCATAAAACGGCCATCAAACCGGACCAGATGCTTTTGCCATCATACAAAAATACCTCTAAAACCCACGGCATCCATCAGAACCAACATGAAACTGTAATAAGGAATGAAAAGATAATTcattttgaaaagtttgaaaagtttttttttattttaggttggATCCACGTTTCTATGGGTCGgcgttgtgtgttttttggacAAGTATGTTTTCATCACTCGAGCCACAAGTTGTTTTAGTAGCCAACTTTAGATACAATTTttcaatgttacattttttttcgtTTAATTGGTAGTGCGAGTAGAAAGTATTAGCTATACTGTCTTTGTTGGTGTActacaaaaattataataacattttgctattattattattcatataaatttaaCCGTAATAAACAATGTGCTGTATAAGTTGCCAAATTTAGTTTAGATAATTAATCGTTTTTGTacaaattatttaatgtttttctatattcttttatttatgaaaataatggAAAACAATATGCCATTTAGGTATTTAATTGTATACGGTATTGTAA of Triplophysa dalaica isolate WHDGS20190420 chromosome 4, ASM1584641v1, whole genome shotgun sequence contains these proteins:
- the btf3 gene encoding transcription factor BTF3 → MRETIMNQEKLAKLQAQVRIGGKGTARRKKKVVHRTATADDKKLQFSLKKLGVNNISGIEEVNMFTNQGTVIHFNNPKVQASLAANTFTITGHAETKQLTEMLPSILNQLGADSLTSLRRLAEALPKQVGDGKAPVAGGEEDDDEVPDLVENFDEASKNEAN